The nucleotide sequence CGAGCGCCACCAGCTGCACGCGGCCGCGCATCGGCCATCGTGCGACGAGATTGCGCGCCAGCGTCGTCTTGCCGGCACCGCTTCGTCCGTCGATGAGGACGACCGGATTGGATGCCGCGACCTGCGCGATCGCCGCGATGATCTGGTCGACCGCGATCCCGAGCGAGTTGCCGACGGCGTCCGGGCTACTTCTTGAGGGTGCGAATGACACGGCTGAGCGCGCGACCGGCGAAGAAGACGAACGGAATCGCGACCGTCAGGAGCGCGATGATGTTCGGCTCGAACCGCAGGCCGTCGCCCTGCCGGATGTATGCGCCGACCGGGATGGCCCAGCCGCCTCCGCCACCACCGCCGTTGCCGGCCTCGTCCGATCCCCCTCCGAAACCGGACCACGTCAGCGCGACGGGGATCATGCGGACGCCGTCGACGTCCTGCTGCTCGCCGTATGCGCTCTTCACGCCGAAGGACGCGGACTGCTTGCCGAGTTCGAGTGCGATGTTGGGCATGCGTCCAACGTACCCGCCGCCGCGCCCCTGTGACAGCGCGCCGATGAAGACCAGGGGTGTGACCGCCCCGGTGCCGTGCCTCAGCCCTGGTCGAGTGGCGGCGGCGGCGGGCTCGACGGGAGAGTTCCGCCGCCGCGTGTGCCGAGCAGGGTCGCGCGGGTGACCGCCCCGCGCCCGAATCTCGCCGTCGCGCCGTCCAACGCATCCTCGATGCGTCGCCATCCTTCGTCGTCGTCCCACAGCGCCGGTGTCGCCGCCGCTGCCGGGCGCAGCTTCTCCGCCCGCACGCCGATGAGCCGAACGGGCAGCGTTCGATCCACCGAGGCGAACAGGTCATGAGCAGCGTCGCCGATCCGCTGCCCGACCGCGGTGGGCTCGGGAAGCGTCTGCGATCGGGAGATCGTCGTGAAGTCCGCGTAGCGCACCTTGATCGCGACGGTCGACGCCTCCCATCCGCTGCTGCGCAGCCGCGCGCCCACCCGATCTGCCAGGCGGCGCAACTCCGAGCGCAGGATCGCCATGTCGCGGATGTCCTCATGGAAGGTCTCTTCGTGCCCCACGCTCCTCTCGACCCGGCTCGTGTCGACCTCGCGTGCGTCGATCCCTCGCGCGAGGTGCCAGATCCTGCCCCCCATCGCGACACCCAGAGCGCGCTCGAGCAGGTCGCGGGGCGTGTCGATCACGTCGGCGATGGTGCGGATGCCGCGTGCCTCGAGCGCCTCTGATGTCTTCGGTCCGACGCCCCACAGGGCGCGCACCGATCGCGGGGCGAGGAACGCGGCGGTGTCCGCCTCCGCGACGATCAGAAGACCGTCGGGCTTGCTCAAGGTGGAGGCCATCTTCGCGACGTGCTTCGTCGCGGCGACGCCGATGCTGCAGGTGAGGCCGGTCTCCTCGAGGACGCGGTGGCGCAGCATCCGTGCGATCCGTCCGGGACTGCCCCAGAGCCGGCGCGCTCCGCTGACGTCGAGGAACGCCTCGTCGATCGACAGCGGTTCGACGAGCGGCGTCACGTCGCGGAAGATGCGCATGACCTGCGACGACATCTCGAGATACCGTTCGAAGTGCGGGCGGACGACGATCGCGTGCGGGCACAGTCGCAATGCCTGGGCGACCGGCATCGCGGATCGCACGCCGAAGCGCCGAGCCTCGTACGACGCGCTCGAGACGACCGAGCGGCTCTCGGGCGCGCCGACGATGATCGCCTTGCCGCGCAGCGAGGGATCGTCGAGCTGTTCGACCGACGCATAGAACGCGTCCATGTCGACGTGCAGGATGCCGGCGCCGGTGTCGTCGGCATCCTCCGGGGAGACGACCCTGCCGGTTCCGTCACCGCGCCCCATGCGTCGATCCTCCCAGCAACCGCGGACATCGTCACCTGAGGGCGGACCCCGTCCGGGATCCGCCCTCAGGTCGAGCTCGAACGCCCGCGGCGTTCGAGGATCGGCTTATGCGCCGGTCGAGCCGGCGCGCTCGAGCACGAGCTCGCGCACGCGTGCGGCATCCGCCTGGCCCTTCATCGCCTTCATGACCGCGCCGATGACGGCACCGGCGGCCTGCACCTTGCCGTCGCGGATCTTCTCGAGCACGCCGGGCTGAGCGGCCAGCGCCTCGTCGATCGCTGCGATGAGCGCACCGTCGTCCGAGACGACGGCGAGCCCACGGGCGTCGACGATCTCCTGAGGCGTGCCCTCACCGGCGATCATGCCCTCGAGAACCTGGCGCGCGAGCTTGTCGGTCAGGGTCCCGGCGTCGACGAGCGCCTGCAGCGCGGCCACGTCCGCGGGGGTCGCCAGCTCGGCCGGTTCGCGACCCTCGGCGTTCGCGATGCGCAGGAGCTCGCCCGTCCACCACTTGCGCGCCGAGGCGGGAGATGTACCCGCAGCGATCGTGGCTTCCACCTCGGCGAGCAGTCCTGCGTTCACGACGCCCTGGAAGTCGATGTCGGCGAAGCCCCAGTCGGCTTTGAGGCGACGCCGGCGAGCCGCAGGCGGCTCAGGCAGCGCGGCTCGGAGCTGCTCGATCAACTCGAGCGACGGCGCGACCGGCAGCAGGTCGGGCTCCGGGAAGTAGCGGTAGTCGTCGGCGTCCGACTTGGGTCGACCAGGCGACGTGGTGCCGGTGTCCTCGTGCCAGTGACGCGTCTCCTGCGTGATCGTCCCGCCGGCGGCGAGGATCGCCGCCTGGCGCTGGATCTCGTACCGCACCGCACGCTCGACCGAGCGCATCGAGTTGACGTTCTTCGTCTCGGTGCGCGTGCCGAGCTTCTCCTGGCCGCGCGGGCGCAGCGACACATTGGCGTCGCAGCGGAGGTTGCCGCGCTCCATGCGCGCCTCCGAGATGCCGAGCGCGATCACGATGTCGCGGATCGTCGCGACGTACGCCTTCGCGATCTCCGGCGCGCGGTGCTCGGCGCCGAAGATCGGCTTCGTGACGATCTCGACGAGCGGGACACCGGCACGGTTGTAGTCGACCAGCGAGTACTCCGCGCCCTGGATGCGTCCGGTCGAGCCGCCGACGTGGGTGAGCTTGCCGGCATCCTCCTCCATGTGCGCGCGTTCGATCGGCACGGTGACGATCTTCCCGTCGGCGAGCTCGATGTCGACCGACCCCTCGAACGCGATCGGCTCGTCGTACTGCGAGATCTGGTAGTTCTTGCCGAGGTCGGGGTAGAAGTAGTTCTTGCGCGCGAACCGGCTCGACGGCGCGATCGAGCAGCCGAGCGCGAGGCCCAGGCTGATCGAGTAGCGGACCGCGGTCTCGTTGACGACGGGCAACGCGCCCGGCAGGCCCATGTCGACCGGCGCGACGAGCGTGTTCGCTTCGGCGCCGTGGTTCGCGGAGTTCGCGGGGTTCGCCGCCGCCGAGAACATCTTGGTCTCGGTGTTCAGCTCGACGTGCACCTCGAAGCCGAGCACCGGCTCGTAGAGCTCGAGCGCCTTGTCGAAGTCCATCAGCTTGTCCTTCGCCATCAGCGGGCACCTCCGTTCGCGCCGAGGGCCGGCGCCCTGTCGAGGAGCGGACCGCCCCACGAGTCGACGAGCAGGGACTCCAGCGCCGCACCGACGCGGTACAGACGCGCGTCCTCGTGCGCGGGGGCGAGGAACTGGATCCCGACAGGCAGGCCGTCCTCCGACGCGAGACCCGACGGGATCGAGATCCCCGGCACGCCCGCGAGGTTCGCCGGGATCGTCGTCACGTCGTTGAGGTACATCTGCAGCGGGTCGTCGATCTTCTCGCCGAGCTTGAACGCGGTGGTCGGTGCCGACGGTGTCGCGATGACATCCACCTGCGAGAATGCGTCCGCGAAATCGCGCTGGATCAGCGTGCGCACCTTCTGGGCCGAGCCGTAATAGGCGTCGTAATAGCCCGCCGACAGGGCGTACGTGCCGAGGATGATGCGGCGCTTCACCTCGTCGCCGAAGCCGGCATCGCGGGTCTTGGCCATGACATCCTCCACGGTGCCGCCCGGGACGTCGACGCGCAGGCCGAAGCGCACAGAGTCGAACTTCGCCAGATTGCTGGATGCCTCGGCCGGAAGGATCAGATAGTACGCGGCGACGCCGTACTCGAAGTGCGGTGCACTGATCTCGACGATCTCGGCGCCCTGTGCCTCCATCGCGGCCAGGGCCGCGCGGAACGACTCCGACACACCGGCCTGGAAGCCGCTGTCGGGGAGTTCGCGGATGACGCCGACCTTGAGGCCCCTGAGCACCTCGCCGTTCGCACCCTCGCGTGCGGCGGCGGCGAACGACGGCCACTCGTGAGCGAGCGACGTGGAGTCGTGCGGGTCGTGCCCGCCGATCACGTCGTGAAGGAGTCCCGCGTCGAGCACCGTGCGAGTCACGGGGCCGACCTGATCGAGGCTCGATGCCAGTGCGATCGCGCCGTAGCGGCTGACGCCGCCGTAGGTCGGCTTGATGCCCACCGTTCCCGTGACGTGCGCGGGCTGGCGGATCGAGCCACCCGTGTCGGAGCCGAGCGCCAGGGGAGCTTCGAATGCGGCGACAGCAGCCGCGGAACCACCGCCGGAGCCGCCCGGAATCCGCGTGAGGTCCCACGGGTTGCGGGTGGGCCCGTACGCCGAGTGCTCGGTCGACGAGCCCATCGCGAACTCGTCCATGTTCGTCTTGCCGAGCGGCACCAGACCCGCGGCGCGCGAGCGCGCGACGACGGTCGCGTCGTACGGCGACATGTAGCCCTCGAGGATCTTCGAGCCGCTGGTCGACGGCATGTCCGTCGTCACCAGCACGTCCTTGATCGCCAGAGGCACCCCCGCGAGGGGACTGAGGTCTTCTCCGGCCGCGCGCCGGCGGTCGATGGCGGCCGCCACGTCGAGCGCGTGCTGGCTGACGTGGAGGAAGGCGTGCACGTCGGCATCCACCGCGGCGATGCGGTCGAGGTGGGCCTGCGTGGCCTCCACGCTCGACACCTCGCCGACGGAGAGCTTGTCTGCGAGCGCGGCGGCGCTCAGCTTCGTGAGATCGGTCACGTCGGGTCCTTACTGCTCTTCGCCGAGGATCGCGGTCACGCGGAACCGACCGTCGGCGGAATCCGGGGCGTTCTGCAGCACCTGAGCGGGCGTGAGCAGATCGCCGGGGACGTCCGAACGGAATACGTTCTCGAGGGCGATCGGGTGGCTGGTGGCGGGGACGTCGGGCGTGGCGACCTCAGAGACCTTGGCGATGTTGTCGACGATCGCGTCGAGCTGGCCGGTGAGGCGCTCGACCTCGCCGTCGCTCAGCTGGATCCGGGCGAGCACACCGAGATGGCGCACGAGATCGGGGGTGATTTCAGACACCAGACAAGACTACCGGGGCCGCACCACTGGCCCGTGGCCTGCCCGGCGTAGGCTGTGGCCGTGACGACCTACGACCCGCCGCGCCCCTGGATCGCCAGCTACGCCGAGGGCGTCCCGGAGGACCTCGCCCCGGTGACCGGTTCCCTCGTCGACATCGTCGCTGCGTCGGCTCGCGATTACCCGGATGCCGCGGCCCTGCAGTTCTTCGGACGCGAGACGTCGTACCGCTCGCTCCACGAGCAGATCGAGCGCGCGGCGGCAGGACTGCGCGATCTCGGCGTGAGGGCGGGCGACCCCGTCGCCCTCGTGCTGCCGAACTGCCCGCAACACATCGTCGCGTTCTACGCGATCCTGCGCCTCGGTGCCGTCGTGGTCGAGCACAACCCGCTGTACACCCCCCGTGAGCTGCGCAAGCAGTTCGAAGACCACGGCGCGAAGCATGCGATCGTGTGGACGAAGGTCGTCGCGACCGTGCAGGACTTCCCGGCCGACCTCGCGGTGACGAACCTCATCTCGGTCGACGTCATCACGGCGATGCCGTTCGGCACCCGCCTCGCCCTCAGGCTCCCCATCGCGAAGGCCCGCGAGGCGCGCGAGGCGCTCTCCGAACGAGTTTCCGGCACGGTGCCGTGGGAGCAGGTCGTGGGATCGTCGCCGCTGCCGGCATCCCACCCGAGCCCGGCCACCGACGATCTCGCGCTCATCCAATACACGAGCGGCACGACCGGCACCCCGAAGGGCGCCTCGCTCACGCACCGCAACCTGCTCTCGAACGCAGCGCAGGCGCGGGCGTGGGTGCCTTCTATCGTGCGCGGAGACGGCTGCGTCGTCTACGCGGTGCTCCCGATGTTCCACGCCTACGGACTCACCCTCTGCCTCACGTTCGCGATGTCGATGGGCGCGCGGCTGGTGCTCTTCCCGCGCTTCGACCCCGACATGGTGCTGGACGTGACGAAGAAGCACCCCGCGACGTTCCTGCCGCTGGTCCCGCCGATCGCCGACCGCCTTCTCAAGGCGGCGCGCGAGAAGGGCGTATCGCTCGTCGGCACCGAGGTCGCGATCTCAGGCGCCATGGCGCTGCCGCACGAGCTCGTGGTGCCCTTCGAGGCGGCATCCGGCGGGTTCCTCGTCGAGGGCTACGGGCTCAGCGAGTGCTCCCCTGTGCTGATGGCCAACCCGGTCGCAGGGAACCGCGTACCGGGCACCGTCGGCCTGCCCCTGCCCGGCACGGAGTGCCGGGTCGTCGATCCCGACGACCCCACGCAGGACGTCCCGGCCGGCGAGCGCGGCGAACTCGTCGTGCGCGGACCGCAGGTCTTCGGCGGCTACTACGGCAAGCCCGAAGAGACCGAGGCGGTCTTCAGCGAGGGATGGTTCCGCACCGGCGACATCGTCACGATCGACGACGCCGGGTTCGTGCGCATCGTCGACCGCATCAAGGAGCTCATCATCACGGGCGGATTCAACGTCGCGCCGACCGAGGTCGAGAACGCGCTCCGCCAGCACCCGCAGGTCGAGGACGCGGCCGTCGTCGGGCTCCCGAGCGCGCACTCCGGCGAAGAGGTCGTGGCGGCGATCGTCGTCGCACCCGGCCAGGAGGTCGACATCGAGGCCGTCCGGGATTCCGCCCGCGGCATCCTCACGCCGTACAAGGTGCCCCGCCGCATCTACGTCGTCGACGAGCTCCCGAAGTCCCTCATCGGCAAGGTGCTGCGCCGCCAGGTGCGGGACCGCCTGCTCGCGCTCAACACCGGCGCCTGACCGCTCAGTCCTCGAGCCCGTCCCGGGCGACCGCGATCCGATAGGGGTGCAGCGACGCGACGAAGACGCCGGCCGCAACGGCGGGATCGGCGCGCATGATCGCGCGAGCCGCCGCCTCGTCGTCGGCGTCGAAGATCGTGATACCGAACGTGCCTTCGGCCTCTTGGGTGCGGCCGGCGAGGACGAGAGTGCCGCGATCTCGCAGATCGACCAAGTAGTCGAAGTGCGCGCCGACGATGCGCTGCTCGTCCGGCGTCGCGTCGGCGACCATCCCGGGCCGCGAGGGGACGATGCGATAGAGCCATTGCGCCATGCGATCATCATCCCAGCCGACGCGCGCCGACGCATCGTTCGACGACGACGAAGAATCAGCCCGCGTCCCGGACGAGGGCGTCGAGTTCCTCGGGTCCTTGGGTGACCAGGATGTGGAACTGCGCCGCGTCGAGGATGCGGATGCCGAGCTCCTCCGCCTTCGCAAGCTTCGAACCGGCACCCGGCCCCGCCGCGACGAAGTCGGTCTTCTTCGACACGCTCGACGCCGCCTTGCCGCCGGCCTTGAGGATCGCCTCCTGCGCTCCCTCGCGGCTGTAGCCCTCGAGAGAGCCGGTCGCGACGACGGTGAGTCCGTCCAGCACACCCCCCGCAGTGACCGCTGCGCCGGGGCCGGGGTGTCCTGGGGTGGCGAGCTGAGCGCCTGCCGCGGCCCAGCGGTCGACGATGTCGCGATGCCAGTCCCCTTCGAACCATTCACGGAGCGAGTCGGCGATGATGCCACCGACTCCCTCGACCGCGGCGAGTTCGTCGCGGGATGCATCGCGGATCGCCTCGACCGAACCGAACCACTGCGCCAGGGCGCGAGCGGCCACCGGTCCGACGTGACGGATGTTGAGAGCCACCAGGAAGCGCCACAGCTCCTTGGTCTTCGCGCGCTCCAACTGATCGATCAGCGTCAGCGCCTGTGCGGACGGCTGCGGCTCGGTGATCCCCGCCTTCTTCTCGGCCGGCGTCGGATTGCGCCGGAACGGCGCCCGCCGCACCATCTCGCCGGACTTCTCGTCGATTCGGGGCTCGCCCGTCTCGGCGTCGCGCACGATCACTTCGATCGGCACGAGCTGGTCGACGGTGAGCTCGAAGAGCGTCGCCTCGGTCTCGAGCGGAGGGACCTCCGGCACGGAGGGCTGCGTCAGCGCGGCCGCGGTGACCTCGCCCAGCGCCTCGATGTC is from Microbacterium sp. LWH3-1.2 and encodes:
- a CDS encoding DNA polymerase IV, giving the protein MGRGDGTGRVVSPEDADDTGAGILHVDMDAFYASVEQLDDPSLRGKAIIVGAPESRSVVSSASYEARRFGVRSAMPVAQALRLCPHAIVVRPHFERYLEMSSQVMRIFRDVTPLVEPLSIDEAFLDVSGARRLWGSPGRIARMLRHRVLEETGLTCSIGVAATKHVAKMASTLSKPDGLLIVAEADTAAFLAPRSVRALWGVGPKTSEALEARGIRTIADVIDTPRDLLERALGVAMGGRIWHLARGIDAREVDTSRVERSVGHEETFHEDIRDMAILRSELRRLADRVGARLRSSGWEASTVAIKVRYADFTTISRSQTLPEPTAVGQRIGDAAHDLFASVDRTLPVRLIGVRAEKLRPAAAATPALWDDDEGWRRIEDALDGATARFGRGAVTRATLLGTRGGGTLPSSPPPPPLDQG
- the gatB gene encoding Asp-tRNA(Asn)/Glu-tRNA(Gln) amidotransferase subunit GatB, producing the protein MAKDKLMDFDKALELYEPVLGFEVHVELNTETKMFSAAANPANSANHGAEANTLVAPVDMGLPGALPVVNETAVRYSISLGLALGCSIAPSSRFARKNYFYPDLGKNYQISQYDEPIAFEGSVDIELADGKIVTVPIERAHMEEDAGKLTHVGGSTGRIQGAEYSLVDYNRAGVPLVEIVTKPIFGAEHRAPEIAKAYVATIRDIVIALGISEARMERGNLRCDANVSLRPRGQEKLGTRTETKNVNSMRSVERAVRYEIQRQAAILAAGGTITQETRHWHEDTGTTSPGRPKSDADDYRYFPEPDLLPVAPSLELIEQLRAALPEPPAARRRRLKADWGFADIDFQGVVNAGLLAEVEATIAAGTSPASARKWWTGELLRIANAEGREPAELATPADVAALQALVDAGTLTDKLARQVLEGMIAGEGTPQEIVDARGLAVVSDDGALIAAIDEALAAQPGVLEKIRDGKVQAAGAVIGAVMKAMKGQADAARVRELVLERAGSTGA
- the gatA gene encoding Asp-tRNA(Asn)/Glu-tRNA(Gln) amidotransferase subunit GatA; amino-acid sequence: MTDLTKLSAAALADKLSVGEVSSVEATQAHLDRIAAVDADVHAFLHVSQHALDVAAAIDRRRAAGEDLSPLAGVPLAIKDVLVTTDMPSTSGSKILEGYMSPYDATVVARSRAAGLVPLGKTNMDEFAMGSSTEHSAYGPTRNPWDLTRIPGGSGGGSAAAVAAFEAPLALGSDTGGSIRQPAHVTGTVGIKPTYGGVSRYGAIALASSLDQVGPVTRTVLDAGLLHDVIGGHDPHDSTSLAHEWPSFAAAAREGANGEVLRGLKVGVIRELPDSGFQAGVSESFRAALAAMEAQGAEIVEISAPHFEYGVAAYYLILPAEASSNLAKFDSVRFGLRVDVPGGTVEDVMAKTRDAGFGDEVKRRIILGTYALSAGYYDAYYGSAQKVRTLIQRDFADAFSQVDVIATPSAPTTAFKLGEKIDDPLQMYLNDVTTIPANLAGVPGISIPSGLASEDGLPVGIQFLAPAHEDARLYRVGAALESLLVDSWGGPLLDRAPALGANGGAR
- the gatC gene encoding Asp-tRNA(Asn)/Glu-tRNA(Gln) amidotransferase subunit GatC; translation: MSEITPDLVRHLGVLARIQLSDGEVERLTGQLDAIVDNIAKVSEVATPDVPATSHPIALENVFRSDVPGDLLTPAQVLQNAPDSADGRFRVTAILGEEQ
- a CDS encoding long-chain-fatty-acid--CoA ligase, which translates into the protein MTTYDPPRPWIASYAEGVPEDLAPVTGSLVDIVAASARDYPDAAALQFFGRETSYRSLHEQIERAAAGLRDLGVRAGDPVALVLPNCPQHIVAFYAILRLGAVVVEHNPLYTPRELRKQFEDHGAKHAIVWTKVVATVQDFPADLAVTNLISVDVITAMPFGTRLALRLPIAKAREAREALSERVSGTVPWEQVVGSSPLPASHPSPATDDLALIQYTSGTTGTPKGASLTHRNLLSNAAQARAWVPSIVRGDGCVVYAVLPMFHAYGLTLCLTFAMSMGARLVLFPRFDPDMVLDVTKKHPATFLPLVPPIADRLLKAAREKGVSLVGTEVAISGAMALPHELVVPFEAASGGFLVEGYGLSECSPVLMANPVAGNRVPGTVGLPLPGTECRVVDPDDPTQDVPAGERGELVVRGPQVFGGYYGKPEETEAVFSEGWFRTGDIVTIDDAGFVRIVDRIKELIITGGFNVAPTEVENALRQHPQVEDAAVVGLPSAHSGEEVVAAIVVAPGQEVDIEAVRDSARGILTPYKVPRRIYVVDELPKSLIGKVLRRQVRDRLLALNTGA
- a CDS encoding YciI family protein; protein product: MAQWLYRIVPSRPGMVADATPDEQRIVGAHFDYLVDLRDRGTLVLAGRTQEAEGTFGITIFDADDEAAARAIMRADPAVAAGVFVASLHPYRIAVARDGLED